CCAAAGATACAGAACTGGCTGGCGTAATGGCACACAACCGCGACGAAGAGATCGAGCATGCAGCCATGACCCTCGAGTGGTTGAGACGCAACATGGATAAGTGGGATGACGAACTGAAAACCTATCTCTTCAGCAGTGGAAGCTTACTGGAAGTAGAAGAAGGTGGTGAAGATACTGAAGGTTCCTCTGCAACATCTCTCTCAATTGGTGACTTGAAGAAATAAGAATGATCCAGGAGGTACATGTATGGATATGTTCAAACGTGAATTAGCCCCTCTCTCATCTGAGGCTTGGGCAGAAATAGAAAATAGGGCAAAGGAAGTATTACTTTCCCGTCTTACCGCTCGCAAAGTAGTCAACGTCAACGGACCGAAGGGAATTGACTTCACTGCCATTAGTGAAGGCCGCCTAACCTTGGTTGATGACGGAGACGTGAAGGCTGGGGTCTACACAGCAAAACCCTTGACCGAAGCCAGAATTCGGTTTTCTCTCAATAAGTGGGAACTGGACAATCTAGCCCGCGGTGCAAAGGATATTGATTTTGATACGCTAGACGCTGCCATTGAAAAACTGGCTCTGTTTGAAGAGCGCGCCATCTACGATGGGTATGAGAAAGGTGGTATCAAGGGACTGAAGGAATCGAGTGAACATAAGGCTCTGACCTTTGGCAAGGAATCAAGTGATATTCTTGCCTCAGTCACCGAAGGTCTTATCCTGCTCAAGAAAAGTTATGTTCATGGCCCCTACTCCCTTATCGTAGGGAAGGATGGTTGGATTGCACTGAACAAGGAAGCCCATGGGCAGAATCTGCTCGAAAGAGTAGAGAGAATGCTTGGAAGTAAAGTAGTCTACTCCCCGAATATCGAGGGAGCACTCCTGCTTCCTTATAATAGCGAAGACCTTGAGCTGACTATCGGACAGGACTTTGCCCTGGGCTATGAGACCCATGACACCAAGGAGGTAACCCTCTTTGCAACTGAGTCTTTCACCTTCAGGGTACTGGAACCCAAGGCTATCGTAGTCTACAAGTAAGACAAACCATCAACATATGTGCTCATTTGGAAGGCCGGGCTTACTGCCCGGTCTTCTTTCAGGCTCAAAAAATTAAGCAGAATTCGGCATATTCGATATTTGCCGAATCTTATTCAATTCATTAACAGATACGATTGATACATCCCTGGGGTAATCTCACAATTCCTCAAATATAGCAAACCCCCTCAGTCGATTGACCAAGGGGGCTAAGAGCGCCAGAAGGGAATCGAACCCTCGTCTCATGCTTGGGAAGCACGAGCACTAACCATTGTGCTACTGGCGCGTCTGCCATTGGATAATAGCAAAATAGGGAGAGGATGTAAACAACTATTTCCAGAGAATACGATTCTAGGTGAATAGTCGCTCTCCAATCTCTGTCTCCCCATTCCCACGGTCAAACACCACCAAGGAGCCAAAGCCTGTACAACCATCTGCGTTGAAGGTATCGGTAGGGCTTGCCCACTCCTGGTGACTGACTACCACGGTATAGGCTGTATCTCCTCTCTTGATGGTGACAGCCTCGATCAGGGAATCAGGAAATCGGATCTTCTTGAAATTGGAGAGTACCCGCTCCTTCTTGAACACAACATCATCGTTGAGAGAGATCAAAGTAAACAATGATACAAATCCATCCCCTTCCACCTCGCTGACCAAGGTCTTGTTGTCGATCAGCTCATTGTAGTGACGTGAGAGCCTGGTACTTTTAAGATACTGGGTAACTCCCTGGCTTGAAATGGTATGGATGTACATTTCATTCTGAGTACTCTGGTATACTGCTCCAGACTCTTGCAACTGTACCTTTCCCTTGTCATTGAAGTGCAGATAGCTTTGATAGCTATGATGTTCCTGGGATAAAAACTCATCACAGATCAGTATAAGGGTTTTCTCCAATACCACGATCGTCCTACGTGGAAGCACCCCGACATCCAGATACCCTTGGTGCGAACCTTGGAAAGCAATATACCCATTCTTCTGAGCCGTGCGGAATCCGATGGGTGCGCTTAGCTTGGAGCACTCCCAACTGTCCTTGCATACGGTGAAGTTCTTGTTATCCACTGTTGTGGTGTTATGGGCAGTGCTGTCCTTGAACTCATACCTCTCAGACTTCGGGACATAGGTGTACCGGCCGGCATCCACCAGAAGATCCTCCCCGTTTGCATAGAGGTCGAAATGCAACTTGTCACTATGCCCATGACCAGCTCCCAGGGTACCACAGTGAAAGCGAAGGTACGTACCTTCTTCCTTATAAAAAGCATTTCCACTTTCATGCAATACGAAGAGTCGATGAGGTGTGAAGGAACTGGGAAGTTGGTCATACACCTTCACCGCCTCAAACCCAACATCCCAGATGGTATCAAAATCGAGATGGGAGTACCCACCCTTTTTCAGCTCTCCATCCTGATAGAAATAGGCTGCCTTGGTGATGAGGTCCCTTTGGTCGATCGCATCACTGTCCCCCATGCAGGGCTCCGTTCCATCGGGTTTCTGCCATGCGAGGGAGGCCATGCACATCTTGAAGGTTTTCTCTTTGATCACCTCAGAAAGGGGGATGTGTAACCTCCTGGCGAGGAGAACCACATCCAGATAGCAGTGCAGAACCTCATTGTGGTACATGGGGGACTGTTCCCACTGCATCCCATCATCATATACCTGTATCTCTATCTCCCGAGCCAGCCTCCTGATTGCTTCTTTGCAATAGGTTTCGCTGATCTCACTCTTCTGGAGAGCGAGGGAAGCAAGAAACAACCCATGGTTCTCCAGAACACCCCAATTGCTCATAAGATGATAGCTGTCCCATACGGAATAGAGAAATTCCGCATGGTCAGCTATCGAGGAGAGGAATGTTTCAAGTACCGATTCTGTTATTGATGGGCTTTCCTTGAAGTACTGCATCGCTTTAATCCAGTACTCCATGCGAAGCCCAGCCTCGATGGATCGCCACGCCTTCTGGCTCTTTGGGTCAGAACGCCTGACGTTCTTCACCCAGTGGCAGAGCTGGGAAGCAAAGGCCTCTGCATACTGCTCATTACCGGTAAGTGCATAGGCTTGTCCCAGCGTAATCCAGAACCGCATACGATTGAATGCGAAGACCCACTCACTATCATCGGATGGTTGATGCAACCAGTCTATATCGTGGGGGAATACAACCGGCTCAGTGGTACGTTCCATATCCCACCGTTGATTGAACAGAAATGATTGCTGCACAATCTCGTCGGCTGTAGCAATGATCGTCTCCGCTTCTTCTTTCTCATACTGCCAAAGATAGGCTGAAACCTGCTTTGGATCATCCAAGAAGCAGATTCTCCAATCGGAGAAATACGTTTCTCTCTTCATATACTCCCCTTACCAGTAAGTAGCCCAACTACCACTGAGTCGCATCAGAGCTTCCATATAGAAATAATCACCCCATGAGACGCATTCATCAACCCCTTCAGGGGTGCATGTATTATAGAGACTCTTCTTGGAGTAGGTTCCGTGAAGGACCAGTCCGTTGGAATAGGATGGGTCTGTTACCCTATAGGATTCATACAGGCTTTGCATAAGCTTCTTCGCCCAGGAGCGATACAGATCAGCTTGCGTATCATTGAGAAGATCAGCCATTTCCAAAAGACCGCAGGCAGCAATGGAAGCACTTGAAGAGTCTCTCGGCTCATCACCTTCACTGAAGATCAGATCCCAGTAGGGGATCAAATCATGGGGGAGACAGGAGAGGAAGAATGCAGCGCTCTTGGAAAACTGGGAGAGACAGCGCTCATCCCTCGTGTACCGATAGCTGAGCGCAAGGCCATAGAGAGCCCAAGCCTGCCCACGTGCCCAGAAGGAATCATAGCGGAATCCCTGACAGGTCTCTCCCCTAAGAGGACCTCCCCTTTCAGGGTCCATGAAGAAGGTATGGAAGGTGGAGCCATCATCGCGGAATGAGTGTTTGAGGCAGGTATCTGTGTGGCGAAGGGCAATCGTACGATATCTATCATCCCCTGTTACCTCGCTTGCCCAATAGAGCAAGGGAAGATTCATCAAACAATCAATGATGAAGCGGTAGTTTTCCTCCTCATCCATGGCTCCCCATGCTTGCAGGAAGGACCCTTTCTCCTGGAACCGGGTCAGCAACTGGTCTGCAGCTAACAGTGCAGCTCGCTTTGCACGCTCATTGCCATCCAATTTGTACAAGGAGACACAACTGGGAGTATAGAGGAACCCCATGTCATGGTGGTCTACCTCAACCTTGTTCTCTATACGGAAGAGAAAACTCTCGGCCAGAATACTCGCTGCATGGAGGAATACCGGGTCCTTGGTATGCTGCCAAGCTAGGCATACCTCTCCAGGCCAAAACCCACAGGTCCACTGGGTATTATCACAAGGAGGATAGAAGTTTTTCACTGATGAGTGGTTCTGGCAGCGATAGGTGAACATAGGAAGATTCCGTCTTACCTGCGAGACTGCCTCCCCCAAAGCACGCTGAACAGTGTCCTGTGTTATTT
The sequence above is drawn from the uncultured Sphaerochaeta sp. genome and encodes:
- a CDS encoding ferritin-like domain-containing protein, which encodes MAYSEPYDAIDEKTRDISRAITSLREELEAIDWYNQRVNTTKDTELAGVMAHNRDEEIEHAAMTLEWLRRNMDKWDDELKTYLFSSGSLLEVEEGGEDTEGSSATSLSIGDLKK
- a CDS encoding family 1 encapsulin nanocompartment shell protein, whose product is MDMFKRELAPLSSEAWAEIENRAKEVLLSRLTARKVVNVNGPKGIDFTAISEGRLTLVDDGDVKAGVYTAKPLTEARIRFSLNKWELDNLARGAKDIDFDTLDAAIEKLALFEERAIYDGYEKGGIKGLKESSEHKALTFGKESSDILASVTEGLILLKKSYVHGPYSLIVGKDGWIALNKEAHGQNLLERVERMLGSKVVYSPNIEGALLLPYNSEDLELTIGQDFALGYETHDTKEVTLFATESFTFRVLEPKAIVVYK
- a CDS encoding alginate lyase family protein, which translates into the protein MKRETYFSDWRICFLDDPKQVSAYLWQYEKEEAETIIATADEIVQQSFLFNQRWDMERTTEPVVFPHDIDWLHQPSDDSEWVFAFNRMRFWITLGQAYALTGNEQYAEAFASQLCHWVKNVRRSDPKSQKAWRSIEAGLRMEYWIKAMQYFKESPSITESVLETFLSSIADHAEFLYSVWDSYHLMSNWGVLENHGLFLASLALQKSEISETYCKEAIRRLAREIEIQVYDDGMQWEQSPMYHNEVLHCYLDVVLLARRLHIPLSEVIKEKTFKMCMASLAWQKPDGTEPCMGDSDAIDQRDLITKAAYFYQDGELKKGGYSHLDFDTIWDVGFEAVKVYDQLPSSFTPHRLFVLHESGNAFYKEEGTYLRFHCGTLGAGHGHSDKLHFDLYANGEDLLVDAGRYTYVPKSERYEFKDSTAHNTTTVDNKNFTVCKDSWECSKLSAPIGFRTAQKNGYIAFQGSHQGYLDVGVLPRRTIVVLEKTLILICDEFLSQEHHSYQSYLHFNDKGKVQLQESGAVYQSTQNEMYIHTISSQGVTQYLKSTRLSRHYNELIDNKTLVSEVEGDGFVSLFTLISLNDDVVFKKERVLSNFKKIRFPDSLIEAVTIKRGDTAYTVVVSHQEWASPTDTFNADGCTGFGSLVVFDRGNGETEIGERLFT
- a CDS encoding glycoside hydrolase family 88 protein codes for the protein MQEITQDTVQRALGEAVSQVRRNLPMFTYRCQNHSSVKNFYPPCDNTQWTCGFWPGEVCLAWQHTKDPVFLHAASILAESFLFRIENKVEVDHHDMGFLYTPSCVSLYKLDGNERAKRAALLAADQLLTRFQEKGSFLQAWGAMDEEENYRFIIDCLMNLPLLYWASEVTGDDRYRTIALRHTDTCLKHSFRDDGSTFHTFFMDPERGGPLRGETCQGFRYDSFWARGQAWALYGLALSYRYTRDERCLSQFSKSAAFFLSCLPHDLIPYWDLIFSEGDEPRDSSSASIAACGLLEMADLLNDTQADLYRSWAKKLMQSLYESYRVTDPSYSNGLVLHGTYSKKSLYNTCTPEGVDECVSWGDYFYMEALMRLSGSWATYW